One Sphingomonas endolithica DNA segment encodes these proteins:
- a CDS encoding ABC transporter permease: MNRFALLTLYRSLARHKLYAALNIGGLAVGIAVFLVLSLYVRFETSYEKWLPRHDEIYVVQTVWNLPGSPFNGAYPFTMGGLLDQMREDFPGTVGTRVRGGEGAGSVVRGGVATRDDVAQVDPSFFEVIDLPLTRGDARRALRDPASTIISESAARKYFGSSDPIGQNLTVAMDSANVYRVAGVFRDLPKNSDFKLSILIPLPRTPPSENWYHWGSSQLQTFLRFPTASAAHAFEQKLDPFVDRRGLKDMGKDASKTQQLALLPIADMHLEPQGKQSASQKMTVVTLGLVGVLTLLIAIVNYVNLATARAGLRAREVAMRKVLGADRRALIRQFLGEAVLTVALAAILGLMLAELSLPLVNAAGGLSLTIPYAIVALALIVLVVIVGVTAGSYPALLLSRFPAAAVLSSARAPGGGRAGTRTREALVVFQFGLAIAFIIGTCVLVVQTRHVRQADLGFQRDGLLVVRSFADSLLPAARRRAVADAIRALPGVTGVALGNSAAGGSGNDSSDNVPLPGVAGPGPSLRWIVVGPRFFQVYGSRLVAGRFFDEAHRADDGDVGGKGMPTAIVINRRAVPTLGFASPDDAIGKTVGGDRPRTIIGVVDDMRFFSPRQPHSATYYIYSRRPEALDAAVASIRFTGDPRAMLAAVRGVWQRMVPQVPFVGGTADQRLAEFYVADDRATRLFAIGAGLAVMIGCVGLWGLASFNTARRVKEIGIRKVLGASARDIVTLLVGQFLRPVLIANVIAWPLAFVAMRTWLAGFDDPIALSPLYFIAASIVATAIAVLTVLAQSLRASRAAPAWALRRD, from the coding sequence ATGAACCGCTTCGCGCTCCTCACCCTGTATCGCTCGCTTGCCCGCCACAAGCTTTACGCCGCGCTCAACATCGGGGGGCTGGCCGTGGGCATTGCCGTGTTCCTCGTCCTGTCGCTCTACGTGCGCTTCGAGACCAGCTACGAAAAGTGGCTGCCGCGCCATGACGAGATCTACGTCGTGCAGACGGTGTGGAACCTGCCGGGGAGCCCGTTCAACGGCGCCTATCCGTTCACGATGGGCGGGCTGCTCGACCAGATGCGCGAGGATTTCCCCGGCACCGTCGGTACCCGGGTGCGCGGTGGGGAGGGGGCAGGTAGCGTGGTGCGCGGCGGCGTCGCCACTAGGGACGACGTGGCGCAAGTCGACCCATCCTTTTTCGAGGTGATCGATCTGCCGCTGACGCGCGGGGACGCACGGCGTGCGCTGCGCGATCCCGCCAGCACGATCATCAGCGAGAGCGCCGCCCGCAAGTATTTCGGATCAAGCGACCCGATCGGCCAGAACCTGACCGTCGCCATGGATAGTGCCAATGTCTATCGTGTCGCTGGCGTGTTCCGCGACCTGCCCAAGAACAGCGATTTCAAGCTGTCGATCCTGATCCCGTTGCCCAGGACGCCGCCAAGCGAGAATTGGTATCATTGGGGCAGTTCGCAGCTGCAGACGTTCCTCCGCTTCCCCACGGCCAGTGCGGCGCATGCCTTCGAGCAAAAGCTCGACCCGTTCGTCGATCGTCGCGGGTTGAAGGATATGGGCAAGGACGCGTCGAAAACCCAGCAGCTGGCACTGCTGCCGATTGCCGACATGCACCTCGAGCCGCAGGGCAAACAGAGCGCTAGCCAAAAGATGACCGTTGTGACGCTGGGCCTGGTCGGGGTGCTGACGTTGCTGATCGCGATCGTCAATTACGTGAACCTCGCCACCGCTCGGGCGGGGCTGCGCGCCCGCGAGGTGGCGATGCGCAAGGTGCTGGGGGCGGATCGCCGCGCGCTGATCCGCCAGTTCCTGGGTGAAGCGGTGCTGACCGTCGCGCTCGCCGCGATCCTCGGTTTGATGTTGGCGGAACTGAGCCTGCCGCTGGTCAACGCGGCGGGCGGGCTCTCGCTGACGATCCCCTATGCGATCGTCGCACTGGCCTTGATCGTGCTGGTCGTGATTGTCGGGGTGACGGCCGGCTCCTATCCGGCATTGCTGCTGTCGCGCTTTCCGGCAGCGGCAGTGCTGTCCTCGGCCCGCGCCCCGGGCGGTGGGCGTGCCGGCACCCGCACGCGCGAGGCGCTGGTGGTGTTCCAGTTCGGGCTCGCCATCGCCTTCATCATCGGCACCTGCGTGCTCGTCGTGCAAACGCGACACGTGCGGCAGGCCGATCTCGGGTTCCAACGCGATGGATTGCTGGTGGTGCGCTCGTTCGCCGACAGCCTCCTTCCCGCCGCGCGCCGGCGCGCGGTGGCGGACGCGATCCGCGCCTTGCCGGGGGTGACCGGGGTTGCACTGGGCAACAGCGCGGCCGGCGGTAGCGGCAACGACAGTAGCGATAACGTGCCGCTGCCCGGCGTTGCCGGCCCAGGCCCGTCATTGCGCTGGATCGTCGTGGGGCCGCGTTTCTTCCAGGTCTATGGCAGCCGCCTGGTCGCCGGCCGTTTCTTCGACGAGGCGCACCGCGCCGACGATGGGGACGTGGGCGGCAAGGGTATGCCGACCGCGATCGTCATCAATCGTCGTGCCGTGCCGACGCTCGGCTTCGCTTCGCCGGACGATGCGATCGGTAAGACGGTGGGCGGCGACCGACCGCGCACGATCATCGGGGTGGTCGACGACATGCGGTTCTTCAGTCCGCGCCAACCGCATAGCGCGACCTACTACATCTATAGCCGCCGACCGGAGGCGCTGGACGCGGCGGTGGCATCGATACGGTTCACCGGCGATCCCCGGGCGATGTTGGCGGCAGTACGCGGCGTGTGGCAGCGGATGGTGCCGCAGGTGCCGTTCGTCGGGGGCACGGCGGACCAGCGGCTCGCCGAATTCTATGTCGCAGACGACCGCGCCACACGATTGTTCGCGATCGGCGCGGGGTTGGCGGTGATGATCGGCTGTGTCGGGCTGTGGGGGCTGGCCTCATTCAACACCGCACGGCGGGTGAAGGAGATCGGCATCCGCAAAGTGCTGGGCGCATCGGCGCGCGACATCGTGACGTTGCTGGTCGGGCAGTTCCTGCGCCCGGTGCTGATCGCCAACGTCATTGCCTGGCCGCTGGCATTTGTCGCGATGCGGACGTGGCTGGCGGGGTTCGACGACCCGATCGCGCTGTCGCCGCTTTACTTCATCGCAGCGAGCATCGTCGCAACTGCCATCGCCGTGCTGACGGTGTTGGCACAATCACTCCGCGCCAGCCGCGCTGCGCCGGCCTGGGCATTACGCCGTGACTGA
- a CDS encoding ABC transporter ATP-binding protein, which yields MIRLENIQRRYVSDEVETTALHDIDLHVEAGEFVAVMGPSGCGKSTLLNTLGTVDRPSGGRYLFGERDLAALDEAALARFRGETLGFVFQSFNLIDELTIAENVELGLAYRKDKTGDRRTRVTAAMDKVGIAHRARHYPHQLSGGQQQRAAIARAIVGDPKLILADEPTGNLDSENGAQVMNILTGLNQEGATIVMVTHSPSHADMARRRIDMLDGRIVASVARAL from the coding sequence ATGATCCGCCTAGAGAATATCCAGCGCCGCTACGTCTCCGATGAGGTCGAAACGACCGCGCTCCACGACATCGACCTGCATGTCGAGGCGGGCGAGTTCGTTGCCGTGATGGGCCCGTCGGGGTGCGGCAAATCGACCCTGCTCAACACTCTGGGCACGGTCGATCGGCCGAGCGGCGGCAGATATCTGTTCGGCGAGCGCGACCTTGCCGCACTCGACGAAGCGGCGCTGGCGCGGTTCAGGGGGGAGACTCTGGGGTTCGTGTTCCAGAGCTTCAACCTGATCGACGAGCTGACCATCGCCGAGAACGTCGAACTTGGCCTTGCCTATCGAAAGGACAAGACGGGCGACCGGCGCACGCGCGTCACCGCGGCGATGGACAAGGTCGGCATCGCCCATCGGGCCCGCCACTATCCGCACCAATTGTCGGGCGGCCAGCAGCAGCGCGCCGCCATCGCCCGCGCGATCGTCGGCGACCCGAAGCTGATCCTGGCGGACGAGCCGACCGGCAATCTGGATAGCGAGAACGGCGCGCAGGTGATGAACATCCTGACCGGCCTCAACCAGGAAGGAGCGACGATCGTGATGGTCACGCACTCGCCCTCGCACGCCGACATGGCGCGGCGCCGCATCGACATGCTCGACGGCCGCATCGTCGCCTCGGTCGCCCGCGCACTCTGA
- a CDS encoding efflux RND transporter periplasmic adaptor subunit: MAKKALPWWRHRTMLVAVALVLAVVVVWRVLPASGSTDIAVADIDTGAVVRAPFADYLPVRATVAPRLTTLVGVLSGGQVETLSVQDGAMVAAGQPLAHLGNPELRLEVLTREAQIAGQLGDVSGQDLSIERNRLDRASQIAQANYDLIKARRELGIRQQLHAKGIVSDAGVRSYVEEAAYQEKRLAQLQSGNAAEARITALQEARLADTRGRLSGNLAAVRAGLDALVVRAPTGGRLTNFVLQPGQTLKPGDPAGQIDSEGSWKLEADVDEYYLGRVALGQKASINGARLTVSKVLPAVKDGRFRIELTFEGSPPAGLNRGQTLDTRITLGSTAPALVAPVGGWLDAGGGTSAFVIDADGRHARRRAVTVGRRNPEQVEILSGLQPGERLVTSNTASVKGAILNLR; this comes from the coding sequence GTGGCGAAGAAGGCGCTGCCATGGTGGCGGCATCGCACGATGCTGGTCGCGGTCGCATTGGTGCTGGCTGTCGTCGTCGTTTGGCGCGTCCTGCCGGCGAGCGGATCGACCGATATTGCCGTTGCTGATATCGATACCGGGGCGGTGGTCCGCGCGCCGTTTGCCGATTATCTGCCGGTCCGTGCGACCGTCGCACCGCGGCTGACAACCCTGGTCGGCGTGCTGTCTGGCGGGCAGGTCGAAACGCTGTCGGTACAGGATGGCGCGATGGTCGCCGCTGGCCAGCCGCTCGCCCACTTGGGCAACCCTGAGCTCCGGCTGGAGGTGCTCACCCGCGAAGCACAAATTGCGGGACAGCTCGGCGACGTGTCTGGGCAGGATCTCAGTATCGAGCGCAACCGGCTCGACCGTGCCAGCCAGATCGCGCAGGCGAATTACGATTTGATCAAGGCGCGCCGCGAACTCGGCATCCGGCAGCAACTGCACGCAAAGGGCATCGTCTCCGATGCCGGCGTGCGCAGCTATGTCGAGGAAGCCGCCTATCAGGAGAAGCGCCTCGCCCAGCTGCAATCGGGCAATGCCGCGGAGGCGCGAATCACCGCGCTGCAGGAGGCGCGGCTTGCCGATACGCGGGGGCGGCTGTCGGGCAATCTGGCAGCGGTGCGTGCCGGGCTCGATGCACTGGTGGTGCGGGCGCCCACGGGTGGGCGGCTGACCAACTTCGTGCTGCAACCGGGGCAGACGCTAAAGCCCGGCGACCCGGCGGGGCAGATCGACAGCGAGGGATCTTGGAAGCTGGAGGCCGATGTCGACGAATATTATCTCGGTCGTGTTGCGCTGGGTCAAAAGGCGTCGATCAATGGTGCGCGGCTGACCGTGTCCAAGGTACTGCCGGCGGTGAAGGACGGGCGTTTCCGCATCGAACTGACGTTCGAGGGCAGCCCGCCGGCAGGGCTGAACCGCGGTCAGACGCTCGACACCCGCATCACACTCGGCAGTACCGCGCCCGCCTTGGTCGCGCCGGTCGGCGGGTGGCTAGATGCGGGCGGCGGGACCAGCGCTTTCGTCATCGATGCCGACGGGCGTCACGCACGCCGGCGCGCCGTGACGGTCGGCCGCCGTAACCCGGAGCAGGTCGAGATCCTGTCCGGCCTCCAGCCCGGCGAGCGTCTCGTCACCTCCAATACGGCGTCCGTGAAGGGCGCCATCCTCAACCTTCGCTGA
- a CDS encoding sigma-54-dependent transcriptional regulator, which yields MSSAAILLIDDNPDVARAIALAFDCVGHAVDVAHAPEEAFSMLAQRHYEAILLDLNFTQGQTSGAEGFACLARIVAEDPQATVVVITAHSGIRIAVAAMQAGALDFVIKPWRNADLIARVEAAIAKRARHPLVGASMPAPPHRLLGDSAPIVAARDLIRRIAPTSASVLVSGLAGTGRSLAAALIHEGSAYADDRPSTIDVRDEAAWPRVDAAVGTLILRHVDQIDAVRQARLIDRLPDEVRTITIVDLPERLSPRLRARLGTIILPLPPLAARGADAVLLARHFARVAAERHGKPVPPLTASAEALILAHNLPDEVRGLAQAVERAVLLDDDGVIDAGALVPKLVQAIAAAAPSPVTPLELSLSGSERVMIEAALRQHHHNVSHAAASLGLSRQALYRRMTRHGL from the coding sequence GTGTCAAGCGCGGCGATTCTGCTGATCGACGACAATCCCGATGTCGCGCGGGCGATCGCGCTGGCGTTCGACTGCGTCGGCCACGCCGTCGATGTGGCGCATGCGCCGGAGGAAGCCTTCTCGATGCTGGCACAGCGGCACTATGAGGCGATCCTGCTCGATCTCAACTTCACCCAAGGGCAGACCAGTGGCGCCGAGGGCTTTGCCTGCCTGGCGCGTATCGTCGCTGAGGATCCACAGGCTACGGTTGTCGTCATCACCGCGCATAGCGGCATCCGCATTGCCGTTGCGGCGATGCAGGCGGGCGCGCTCGATTTCGTGATCAAGCCGTGGCGGAATGCCGATCTGATCGCGCGGGTAGAGGCCGCGATTGCCAAACGCGCGCGGCACCCGCTTGTCGGCGCCAGCATGCCGGCCCCGCCGCATCGCCTGCTCGGCGACAGTGCGCCAATAGTCGCCGCGCGCGACCTGATCCGCCGGATCGCGCCGACATCTGCAAGCGTCCTGGTTTCTGGCCTAGCCGGCACGGGGCGCAGTCTCGCCGCCGCCCTGATCCATGAGGGCTCGGCTTATGCCGATGATCGCCCGAGCACGATCGACGTCCGCGACGAAGCAGCCTGGCCCCGGGTCGATGCTGCGGTCGGCACGCTGATCCTCCGCCATGTCGATCAGATCGACGCCGTGCGTCAAGCGCGGCTGATCGATCGACTTCCGGACGAGGTGCGCACGATCACCATCGTGGACTTGCCCGAGCGCCTGTCGCCGAGACTGCGCGCCCGGCTCGGCACGATCATCCTGCCGCTGCCGCCACTCGCGGCGCGCGGGGCGGACGCGGTGCTGCTCGCGCGTCATTTCGCCCGTGTCGCGGCCGAACGCCACGGCAAGCCGGTTCCGCCACTCACCGCTTCCGCCGAAGCCCTGATCCTCGCGCACAATCTGCCTGACGAGGTCCGGGGACTGGCCCAGGCGGTCGAACGTGCGGTGCTGCTGGACGATGATGGCGTGATCGATGCCGGCGCACTAGTCCCCAAGCTGGTTCAGGCGATCGCCGCCGCAGCGCCCAGTCCGGTGACGCCGCTCGAATTATCGCTTTCCGGCTCCGAACGGGTGATGATCGAGGCGGCACTGCGCCAGCATCACCACAATGTCAGCCACGCCGCCGCGTCGCTCGGGCTTAGCCGGCAGGCGCTCTATCGGCGGATGACACGCCATGGCCTCTGA
- a CDS encoding sensor histidine kinase, with protein MASERTPNLHGFGAIAVGAGLVAIGAILVWALRHGFYGTMLVAVLVAVWLTAMLWWTAVHPRDVPIVSVSTDDSEDERIMLRALLDQTPGALLAIDGARVRTLNRAARSLFATDDLVLPAPPSLLSHDAVRLRLGGRGWRIDRVAVQGLGAPRTLVALVDVETEEHAAEARATRDLLRVLGHEVMNAMAPITSLAESALAVMAVPERRDRLLPEILATLARRADGLRRFTEAYREVARLPDPLLAPVTLADLFADLARLFDAQWGNQATLVIADPAGAIASLDRGQIVQALLALLRNGVEASGAQGTVHLSATASADRIVFHVTDPGPGVDPTHRASIFTPFFTTKPKGTGIGLAAARQIAQSHGGDVTLRAVSPTTFDLAVPQ; from the coding sequence ATGGCCTCTGAGCGCACCCCCAATCTCCACGGCTTCGGCGCGATCGCTGTCGGGGCCGGGCTGGTTGCGATCGGGGCGATCTTGGTGTGGGCGCTGCGCCATGGCTTCTATGGCACGATGCTGGTGGCCGTGTTGGTCGCGGTCTGGTTGACCGCCATGCTGTGGTGGACTGCCGTTCACCCGCGCGACGTGCCGATCGTCTCCGTCAGCACGGATGACAGCGAAGACGAGCGCATCATGCTGCGCGCATTGCTGGATCAGACCCCCGGCGCGCTGCTCGCGATCGATGGCGCGCGCGTTCGTACGCTCAACCGTGCCGCGCGGTCGCTATTTGCCACCGACGATCTGGTGCTGCCCGCCCCACCTTCCCTGCTCTCCCATGATGCGGTGCGACTGCGCCTTGGGGGACGTGGCTGGCGGATCGATCGCGTCGCTGTTCAGGGGCTCGGCGCGCCGCGTACGTTGGTGGCGTTGGTCGACGTCGAGACCGAGGAACATGCCGCCGAAGCACGCGCCACGCGCGACCTGCTGCGCGTGCTCGGCCATGAGGTGATGAACGCGATGGCGCCGATCACCTCGCTCGCCGAAAGCGCACTCGCGGTCATGGCCGTACCTGAACGGCGCGATCGGTTGCTGCCGGAAATCCTCGCCACACTCGCCCGCCGTGCCGATGGCCTGCGCCGCTTTACCGAAGCCTACCGAGAGGTAGCGCGCCTGCCCGACCCCCTGCTCGCCCCTGTCACGCTCGCCGACCTGTTCGCCGATCTCGCCCGATTGTTCGACGCGCAATGGGGGAACCAAGCGACGCTGGTCATAGCCGATCCGGCCGGAGCGATCGCCTCGCTCGATCGCGGCCAGATCGTGCAGGCACTACTGGCTTTGCTACGCAACGGCGTCGAGGCGAGCGGTGCGCAGGGAACCGTGCATTTATCGGCCACAGCATCGGCCGACCGCATCGTCTTCCACGTCACCGATCCCGGCCCCGGCGTCGATCCCACCCACCGCGCCTCGATCTTTACACCGTTCTTTACCACCAAACCCAAAGGCACCGGCATCGGCCTCGCTGCTGCTCGGCAGATCGCACAATCCCACGGCGGCGACGTGACCCTGCGCGCCGTTTCGCCAACGACGTTCGACTTGGCGGTGCCGCAATAG
- a CDS encoding N-acetylglucosamine kinase — protein sequence MSEGAYYLGVDGGGTKTEFVCIDAAGTVVARAVTGTTYHLEVGLEEAVSRLRHGVMAICGQLDIGPDALAFVFFGLPAYGEDSVIDPQLHAACQSLLRHDRYACGNDMVCGWAGSLGCEDGINIVAGTGSIGYGERDGKGARAGGWGEVFGDEGSAYWIAIQGLALFSRMSDGRAPKDVLHGRIVEALSLGDDLDLCQRIMGPGAMGRSEIAALASLVSRAAADGDTGANAILVSAAQELAALAIGLRKVLGFSSDARVPLSWSGGVLSQEPLVRDAFAGIIEATGLFSLTEPRHAPGYGAALYAQGLARRK from the coding sequence ATGAGCGAGGGCGCCTATTATCTGGGGGTCGACGGCGGCGGCACCAAGACAGAATTCGTCTGCATCGATGCGGCCGGCACGGTGGTTGCGCGGGCCGTGACCGGCACGACCTATCACCTCGAAGTCGGGCTGGAGGAAGCGGTGTCGCGGTTGCGGCACGGCGTGATGGCGATCTGTGGCCAGCTTGATATCGGCCCCGACGCGCTCGCCTTCGTCTTCTTCGGCCTGCCGGCTTATGGCGAAGACAGCGTCATCGACCCGCAACTCCACGCCGCGTGTCAATCGCTGCTCCGCCATGATCGCTACGCCTGTGGCAACGACATGGTGTGCGGCTGGGCCGGGTCGCTCGGCTGCGAGGACGGCATCAACATCGTCGCCGGTACCGGCTCGATCGGCTATGGCGAGCGCGACGGCAAGGGCGCCAGGGCAGGTGGCTGGGGCGAAGTGTTCGGCGACGAAGGCTCGGCCTACTGGATCGCGATCCAGGGACTGGCGTTGTTCTCGCGCATGAGCGACGGGCGTGCGCCCAAAGACGTGCTGCACGGGCGCATCGTGGAAGCATTGTCGCTCGGGGACGATCTCGACCTGTGCCAGCGCATCATGGGGCCGGGCGCGATGGGCCGCAGTGAGATTGCGGCGTTGGCGAGCCTGGTGTCGCGGGCCGCGGCCGATGGCGACACCGGTGCCAATGCCATCCTGGTATCGGCGGCGCAGGAATTGGCCGCGTTGGCGATCGGCCTGCGCAAGGTGCTCGGTTTTTCGTCCGACGCGCGGGTGCCGCTGTCATGGTCCGGTGGCGTGTTGTCGCAGGAGCCGTTGGTGCGGGACGCGTTTGCCGGGATCATCGAGGCCACGGGACTTTTCTCGTTGACGGAACCTCGCCATGCGCCGGGCTATGGTGCCGCGCTGTATGCGCAAGGGTTGGCGCGTAGGAAGTAA
- a CDS encoding SIS domain-containing protein translates to MPDTLLAVEADDTSWTRREIAQQPETLRATQALLRAHQAEIEAFVAPLLARADLRIVLTGAGTSAFIGECLAPWLSNVLGRPVEAIATTDIVSTPALYLRAEAPTLLVSFGRSGSSPESVAAVDLVDARVTDAYHLIITCNAEGELARRGSDKTHVVVLPDATHDRSFAMTSSFSAMMLAALSILGGIDALDARVPAIAAAVADVLAQAEPLVRDLGTRGFKRVVYLGSGVFKGLAREAALKLMELSDGAVVTAFDTALGFRHGPKTIINGDTLAVVFVSNDPLTRRYDLDIVAELRRDAHCGALVVISADPDDGADITIAGMVDAADADLLFPFIVPAQLFGLHVSLALGLTPDRPNASGTVNRVVQGVRIYAAA, encoded by the coding sequence ATGCCTGACACCCTGCTCGCCGTCGAGGCCGACGATACCTCCTGGACCCGCCGCGAAATCGCGCAGCAACCCGAGACGCTGCGTGCCACGCAAGCCTTGCTGCGCGCGCACCAGGCTGAGATCGAGGCGTTCGTCGCGCCGTTGCTGGCGCGTGCGGACCTGCGCATCGTGCTAACCGGCGCCGGTACGTCGGCATTCATCGGCGAATGCCTGGCGCCGTGGCTGTCGAACGTATTGGGGCGCCCGGTGGAGGCGATCGCCACGACGGACATCGTCAGCACGCCCGCGCTGTATTTGCGCGCCGAGGCGCCAACCCTGCTCGTGTCGTTTGGTCGCTCGGGTAGTAGCCCGGAAAGCGTCGCTGCCGTCGACCTGGTCGACGCGCGTGTGACCGACGCCTATCACCTGATCATCACCTGCAATGCCGAAGGCGAATTGGCGCGCCGCGGCAGCGACAAGACCCATGTCGTGGTGCTGCCCGATGCGACACATGATCGCAGCTTCGCCATGACCTCGAGCTTCAGCGCGATGATGCTCGCGGCATTGTCGATCCTCGGGGGCATCGACGCGCTCGACGCGCGCGTGCCGGCGATCGCCGCGGCGGTGGCGGATGTGCTGGCACAGGCCGAGCCGTTGGTCCGCGATCTCGGCACGCGCGGGTTCAAGCGCGTCGTCTATCTCGGTAGCGGCGTCTTCAAAGGGCTCGCCCGCGAGGCGGCACTGAAGCTGATGGAGTTGAGCGACGGCGCGGTCGTGACGGCATTCGATACGGCATTGGGTTTCCGCCACGGCCCCAAGACGATCATCAACGGCGACACGCTGGCCGTGGTGTTCGTGTCGAACGATCCGCTCACGCGGCGCTACGACCTCGATATCGTCGCGGAACTGCGCCGTGATGCCCATTGCGGGGCGTTGGTGGTGATCTCCGCTGATCCGGACGACGGGGCCGATATCACGATTGCTGGCATGGTCGATGCGGCGGATGCAGACCTTCTGTTCCCGTTCATCGTGCCCGCACAATTGTTCGGCTTGCACGTATCGCTCGCGTTGGGCCTGACGCCCGATCGCCCGAATGCGAGCGGCACCGTCAACCGGGTCGTGCAGGGCGTGCGGATCTACGCTGCCGCATGA
- a CDS encoding D-tagatose-bisphosphate aldolase, class II, non-catalytic subunit — MQAILDMVLRHKAGERVGVTSVCSAHPLVIEATLRHALVTDQPIVLIEATSNQVNQDGGYTGMVPADYRDFVQAIAAKVGFPLDRLVLGGDHLGPNAWTAAPAAEALDRADVMVTAYVRAGFRKIHLDCSMSCADDPVPLPEQTIAERAARLCAAAEAAFDGNPAEAPVYVIGTEVPVPGGAAEDLEELAVTTPEAAIATVDMHRDLFRASGLNSAWDRVIATVVQPGVEFDHDKVVDYRPERAAALSHAIEPVEHLVFEAHSTDYQTAEALAALVRDHYAILKVGPGVTFALREALWALDAIEAETVPAADRAGLRAVTLARMQAEPKNWRKYYHATGAALDFQLQYSLSDRIRYYWPDAEIAAAQERLFANLRQAPPPLALVSQYLPLSYAAVRAAQATLDPAELVMAHIAATLDAYHGACFPDA; from the coding sequence GTGCAAGCGATTCTAGACATGGTGCTACGGCACAAGGCCGGCGAACGGGTCGGCGTGACCTCGGTCTGCTCGGCGCACCCTTTGGTGATCGAGGCAACGCTACGTCATGCGCTGGTAACCGATCAGCCGATCGTGCTGATCGAGGCGACGTCCAACCAGGTCAATCAGGATGGCGGCTATACCGGCATGGTACCGGCCGATTATCGCGATTTCGTGCAGGCGATCGCCGCGAAGGTCGGCTTCCCGCTCGACCGGCTGGTGCTCGGCGGCGATCATCTCGGCCCCAACGCCTGGACCGCCGCGCCGGCTGCCGAAGCGCTCGACAGGGCCGATGTGATGGTGACTGCTTATGTCCGCGCCGGCTTCCGCAAGATCCATCTCGATTGTTCGATGAGTTGCGCCGACGATCCCGTGCCGTTGCCGGAGCAGACGATCGCCGAGCGCGCCGCGCGCTTGTGCGCCGCGGCGGAAGCGGCATTCGATGGCAATCCCGCGGAGGCGCCGGTCTATGTCATCGGCACCGAAGTGCCGGTGCCCGGCGGCGCGGCGGAGGATCTCGAGGAACTCGCCGTCACCACGCCGGAAGCGGCGATCGCGACGGTCGACATGCACCGTGATCTGTTCCGTGCCTCCGGGCTGAACAGCGCATGGGATCGCGTGATCGCCACGGTCGTTCAGCCCGGTGTTGAATTCGATCACGACAAAGTCGTCGATTACCGCCCCGAGCGCGCCGCAGCGCTCAGCCATGCGATCGAGCCCGTCGAGCATCTGGTGTTCGAGGCGCATTCGACCGATTACCAGACGGCCGAGGCGCTCGCCGCTTTGGTGCGCGACCATTATGCGATACTAAAGGTCGGGCCGGGCGTGACCTTCGCGCTGCGCGAAGCCCTGTGGGCACTTGATGCGATCGAGGCGGAAACGGTGCCAGCGGCCGATCGTGCCGGCCTGCGTGCTGTCACGCTTGCGCGGATGCAGGCCGAGCCCAAGAACTGGCGCAAATATTATCATGCCACCGGCGCGGCGCTCGACTTCCAGCTGCAATACAGCCTGTCGGACCGCATTCGCTATTACTGGCCCGACGCGGAGATCGCCGCCGCGCAGGAGCGACTTTTCGCCAACCTGCGCCAGGCGCCGCCGCCGCTGGCGCTGGTCAGCCAGTATCTGCCGCTGAGCTATGCCGCGGTACGCGCCGCCCAGGCGACGCTCGACCCTGCCGAACTGGTCATGGCGCACATCGCCGCCACGCTCGACGCCTATCATGGAGCCTGTTTTCCCGATGCCTGA